A portion of the Bacteroides faecium genome contains these proteins:
- a CDS encoding ATP-binding protein: MRKTSQTQRFCSLLIFLITSILPAIGNHYDFKQIGAKRGMPSIINCIYTEQKGFIWIGTPQGLIRFDGEELKKYTSQPDNSQSLPGDSILRIIEDNQQNTWILTTKGIARYSLTHDNFFIPKLDNRPIVAYSVCKTKDGLLFGGINHIYKYSYDTDEISSIHKFKTDIPFIIRAVQVWKAGIVLCLNWQKGIFKMNPDTREITPFPIKFGNCNVDMLVDSRQRIWLATYNNGIQCFSEEGKEIASYSTSNSKLSSDIVLCMTELNGKIWLGTDGGGINVLNPDNGEITILEHISGDIHSLPTNTILCLHGDSANNIWAGSKREGLINIREVSMKTYTSVVLGYNKGLSQNTVLQLYQEPSSEELWIATDGGGINKFIPDEETFVHYPDTWGDKIVSITSLTPDALLASAFSKGIFMFDKRSGRKRPFPINNSALEKSIRYSGQPINLYQDYPNSILLLSSLPYRYNIATRKLEPVSRSKDIKIKGMLCAISHDSTTTYLNDPYNIYKLHHATNKLEILATAPQGIYLNAVSQDNEGVFWIASNRGLYTYHPDRRKFEQISTSLFNEANTVLCDNKGKVWIGAEQKLFVWLTEAKRFVLFGETDGITQNEYLAKPRLISPKGNIYMGGVKGLLCINADIKIAKSAEAPEIRLSEFTINGENKMHKLHQDKISIPWNSKNIKIRVMTYGGDILRLKVYHYQMGDFDAESYNPELAIPSLVPGTYPILVSCNTQEGNQTDPQLLFTLTVLPPWYRTWWFISLCIICCIAIVVQIVFVLLRRKENKMKWIVKEHEQKVYEEKVRFLINISHELRTPLTLIYAPLSRILKTLNPSDSNYPSLKNIHKQTQRMKDLINMVLDVRKMEVGETKLKLQAHPLNEWIKEVGADFTDEGTAHQVQIAYQLDNSIEEVVFDKDMCTIVATNLLTNALKHSPEHTTVTIRTHKEEQYVRISVTDEGEGLKESDMNKVFIRFYQGDREIGGSGIGLSYAKMLVELHKGKIGVVNNEVKGATFFFELPLIQESGEVTCLPKPYINELISPSVANEIYTPEVGDFPTCNYTLLLVDDNRNLTDFFLKELKELFKTIYIAYDGEEALQVARKQIPDIIVSDVMMPRMNGYDLCKAVKEDISISHIPVILLTARTDEQSRQYGYKIGADSYLGKPFEIDTLIKIIQNRLYNRRQIKEHYQSVGVFPQPLESTFSQADEAFLLKFNKLIQENISNPALDIPFICKEIGMSKTSLYNKLKAITDMGANDYINKFRLEQAIVLVKTTELTFTEISDQVGFTTLRYFSTAFKQYTGMTPTQYKNKCKKVSE, translated from the coding sequence ATGAGAAAGACCAGTCAAACACAACGTTTCTGTTCCTTGCTAATTTTTCTGATAACAAGCATACTCCCGGCAATTGGCAATCATTACGACTTCAAACAGATTGGCGCTAAAAGAGGTATGCCTTCCATTATCAACTGCATCTACACCGAACAAAAAGGATTTATCTGGATAGGCACCCCGCAGGGACTTATAAGGTTTGACGGAGAAGAACTGAAAAAATACACCTCACAACCGGACAACTCCCAATCCCTACCCGGAGACAGTATTCTACGGATTATCGAAGACAACCAACAAAACACCTGGATATTAACGACAAAAGGTATCGCACGCTATTCGCTCACCCACGACAACTTCTTTATTCCGAAACTGGACAACCGACCGATCGTGGCATACTCAGTCTGCAAAACCAAAGACGGACTTCTATTCGGTGGGATTAACCATATATATAAGTACTCTTATGATACCGACGAAATCTCTTCCATACACAAATTTAAAACAGACATTCCGTTTATCATACGAGCCGTACAAGTATGGAAAGCAGGCATTGTCCTTTGTCTGAACTGGCAAAAAGGAATATTCAAAATGAACCCGGATACACGGGAAATAACTCCTTTTCCCATCAAGTTCGGAAATTGCAATGTGGATATGCTGGTCGACTCCCGACAAAGGATATGGCTGGCGACCTATAACAATGGCATCCAATGTTTCTCGGAAGAAGGTAAAGAGATTGCCAGCTACTCCACAAGTAATTCCAAGCTAAGCAGTGATATCGTACTATGCATGACAGAGCTGAACGGTAAAATCTGGCTAGGAACAGACGGCGGGGGCATCAATGTCCTCAATCCGGATAACGGGGAAATTACCATATTGGAACATATTTCGGGGGATATACATTCACTTCCTACAAACACGATACTCTGCCTGCACGGTGATTCTGCCAATAATATATGGGCGGGAAGCAAGCGTGAAGGACTTATCAATATCCGTGAAGTGTCTATGAAAACCTATACAAGCGTCGTATTGGGATATAACAAAGGACTGAGTCAGAACACCGTGTTGCAACTCTATCAAGAGCCCTCTTCCGAAGAACTTTGGATAGCAACGGACGGTGGAGGGATTAACAAGTTCATTCCCGATGAGGAGACTTTCGTACACTATCCGGACACATGGGGAGACAAAATTGTCTCTATCACCAGCCTCACTCCCGATGCATTGCTGGCATCCGCATTTTCAAAAGGCATCTTTATGTTTGACAAGCGCTCGGGGCGTAAACGTCCATTTCCTATCAATAATTCCGCTTTGGAGAAAAGCATACGTTATAGCGGACAACCGATCAATTTGTATCAGGACTACCCCAATTCTATCCTATTATTGAGCTCACTCCCATATCGATACAACATTGCTACCCGAAAACTGGAGCCAGTATCACGCTCAAAGGATATAAAAATAAAAGGAATGTTATGCGCCATTTCACATGACTCGACCACGACATACCTGAATGACCCTTATAACATATACAAATTGCACCATGCAACCAACAAACTGGAAATCCTCGCAACCGCTCCTCAGGGCATTTATCTCAACGCAGTATCGCAAGACAATGAAGGAGTGTTCTGGATTGCAAGCAACCGAGGACTTTATACCTATCATCCGGACAGGCGGAAATTTGAACAGATATCCACTTCCCTGTTTAACGAAGCAAATACCGTCCTCTGTGACAATAAAGGAAAAGTATGGATAGGAGCCGAACAAAAACTGTTTGTCTGGCTCACAGAAGCCAAACGTTTTGTCCTGTTCGGGGAAACAGACGGAATCACCCAAAATGAATATCTTGCCAAACCCCGCTTGATTTCACCTAAGGGGAATATCTATATGGGAGGCGTCAAAGGCTTACTATGTATCAACGCGGATATAAAAATAGCCAAAAGTGCCGAGGCGCCTGAAATACGCCTTTCCGAATTTACCATCAACGGAGAGAACAAAATGCATAAACTGCATCAGGATAAGATTTCCATCCCTTGGAACAGTAAGAATATCAAAATACGCGTGATGACCTATGGCGGAGACATACTCCGCCTGAAAGTCTATCATTACCAAATGGGAGATTTCGATGCGGAAAGCTACAACCCAGAACTGGCAATTCCTTCTCTTGTACCAGGAACTTACCCAATCCTAGTAAGTTGCAACACCCAGGAAGGCAACCAGACCGATCCTCAACTTCTGTTCACACTGACCGTATTGCCGCCCTGGTATAGAACGTGGTGGTTCATCTCTCTTTGCATTATCTGCTGTATAGCCATAGTAGTGCAAATTGTTTTCGTTCTGCTCCGCCGGAAAGAAAACAAAATGAAATGGATTGTCAAGGAACACGAACAGAAAGTATATGAAGAAAAAGTGCGTTTTCTTATCAACATCAGCCATGAATTGAGAACTCCACTGACGCTTATATATGCTCCGTTGAGCCGTATCCTGAAAACGTTAAACCCATCGGACAGTAACTATCCGTCGCTAAAGAATATCCACAAGCAGACACAGCGTATGAAAGACCTTATTAATATGGTGCTGGACGTGCGCAAAATGGAAGTTGGCGAAACCAAGCTCAAACTCCAGGCGCACCCGCTCAACGAGTGGATAAAAGAAGTGGGAGCCGATTTTACGGACGAGGGAACAGCCCATCAGGTACAGATTGCCTATCAACTTGATAATAGTATAGAAGAAGTTGTATTTGATAAAGACATGTGTACAATTGTAGCAACCAACTTGTTGACAAATGCCTTAAAACATAGTCCAGAACATACTACCGTCACAATTCGCACCCACAAAGAGGAACAATATGTCCGCATTTCAGTGACTGACGAAGGGGAAGGTTTAAAAGAATCGGACATGAATAAAGTATTTATCCGTTTTTACCAAGGTGACCGGGAAATTGGCGGAAGCGGTATCGGACTTTCGTATGCCAAGATGTTGGTAGAACTGCATAAAGGTAAAATTGGGGTGGTAAATAACGAAGTAAAAGGAGCCACTTTCTTCTTCGAACTGCCATTGATACAAGAATCCGGAGAGGTAACCTGTCTGCCGAAACCTTATATCAACGAATTAATCAGCCCGAGTGTAGCCAATGAAATATACACTCCTGAAGTGGGCGATTTTCCTACCTGCAACTATACATTATTATTGGTAGACGATAACCGCAACCTGACCGATTTCTTTCTAAAAGAGTTGAAAGAACTGTTCAAAACCATTTATATAGCTTATGACGGTGAAGAAGCTTTGCAGGTAGCTAGAAAACAAATTCCGGACATTATCGTAAGTGACGTTATGATGCCACGGATGAACGGTTATGATTTGTGCAAAGCCGTAAAAGAAGATATTAGCATCAGCCATATCCCCGTCATACTGCTTACAGCACGCACCGACGAACAAAGCCGTCAGTATGGTTACAAAATTGGCGCTGACTCCTATCTGGGAAAACCTTTTGAAATCGATACGCTAATCAAGATTATACAAAACCGTTTATACAACCGAAGGCAAATCAAAGAACATTATCAATCCGTAGGGGTCTTTCCTCAGCCACTGGAAAGTACCTTCAGCCAGGCAGACGAAGCTTTCCTACTAAAATTCAACAAACTTATCCAAGAGAATATCAGCAATCCCGCATTGGACATACCCTTTATTTGCAAAGAAATCGGAATGAGCAAAACTTCACTCTATAACAAGCTGAAAGCCATTACGGACATGGGGGCAAATGACTATATCAACAAATTCAGATTGGAGCAAGCTATCGTTCTGGTCAAGACAACCGAGCTCACATTTACTGAAATATCCGATCAGGTAGGTTTCACCACTTTACGTTATTTCAGCACTGCATTCAAGCAATATACCGGCATGACACCGACTCAATATAAGAACAAATGTAAAAAAGTGTCAGAATGA
- a CDS encoding RagB/SusD family nutrient uptake outer membrane protein, giving the protein MKKIYILALAAASVLPFSSCSDFLDREPITKPEAGTFLTGAIQVENYINGLYMTLPSFPKFGLGVRSEEKNSDNIVAEKYDQRLHGQYNQFSGASDWQTGYQNLRKVNYFFHYYNVPRDLENEDVLSLKGEAYFFRAYWHFNLLKKFGSIPVMDSFWDENATVAGLQIPARSRNEVAKFILQDLNEAKLLLHSRSKYSGIRVNKEAAMVLAMNVALYEGTWEKYHASDGFAAPVNEFGYFLGEVIKWGDELFKSGIGLYKTGIYPGDAFAALFNSKDLSAMDEVLLWRKYSNAEGAFHAVNANLKGGIVDTEGAAGITQSLVDNYLNADGSFINPKNEKFKDFKETFRGRDPRLIQTVMNEGAKYASATTARPMHLEVWSESRDKTISAPKLEADGSARSLTGYHIRLGIDTTYVNGNCETALPVIRYAEALLAYAEAAAELGQWNEGVAEKTLKELRGRVEVTYVAPAKDANFPDFGYELTPVLQEIRRERRSELALQGFRLDDLMRWKGEKLIVGQRGKGAYVGDDSILFQSFKPENQVKIRERLTLDDNGWADPLSGTLPGGYQFHADRDYLLPVPPSELELNKTLVQNPKW; this is encoded by the coding sequence ATGAAAAAGATATATATATTGGCTCTTGCAGCCGCATCCGTATTGCCGTTTTCATCCTGTTCTGATTTTCTGGACAGGGAACCTATAACCAAGCCTGAGGCCGGCACATTCCTGACCGGCGCGATACAGGTCGAAAACTATATTAACGGGCTTTATATGACATTGCCGTCTTTCCCTAAATTCGGGCTGGGAGTTCGCAGTGAAGAGAAAAACAGTGATAATATCGTAGCCGAGAAATATGACCAGCGCCTGCATGGGCAATATAATCAGTTCAGCGGCGCTTCCGACTGGCAGACCGGTTATCAGAATTTGCGTAAAGTGAATTATTTCTTTCACTATTATAATGTCCCCCGAGATCTGGAAAACGAAGATGTGCTTTCGTTGAAGGGAGAGGCTTACTTTTTCCGTGCTTACTGGCATTTCAACCTGTTGAAGAAGTTTGGCTCTATTCCGGTGATGGATTCTTTTTGGGATGAGAACGCTACGGTGGCGGGGTTGCAAATTCCGGCAAGGTCGCGCAATGAGGTGGCAAAGTTCATCCTGCAAGACTTGAATGAGGCCAAACTGCTGCTGCATTCCCGCAGCAAATATTCCGGTATCCGTGTCAACAAGGAGGCGGCTATGGTCTTGGCTATGAATGTCGCCTTGTATGAAGGTACTTGGGAGAAATATCATGCGTCGGACGGATTTGCCGCACCGGTAAATGAGTTCGGCTATTTCTTGGGTGAAGTCATTAAATGGGGAGATGAATTATTTAAAAGTGGTATTGGCTTATATAAAACAGGGATATATCCGGGCGATGCCTTTGCCGCTTTATTTAATAGTAAGGACTTGTCGGCTATGGATGAAGTCTTGTTGTGGCGAAAATACTCCAATGCCGAGGGAGCTTTCCATGCTGTCAATGCTAATCTGAAAGGTGGAATAGTTGATACGGAAGGGGCTGCCGGAATCACGCAGAGCCTGGTTGACAATTACCTGAACGCGGATGGAAGTTTTATCAATCCTAAGAATGAGAAGTTCAAGGATTTTAAAGAGACATTTAGAGGGCGTGATCCCCGCTTGATCCAGACAGTGATGAACGAAGGTGCCAAATATGCTTCTGCCACCACCGCCCGCCCCATGCATCTGGAGGTGTGGAGCGAAAGTCGTGACAAGACAATCAGTGCCCCGAAACTGGAAGCGGACGGCAGTGCGCGGTCTTTGACTGGCTACCATATCCGTTTGGGCATTGACACTACTTATGTGAACGGTAATTGTGAGACAGCCTTGCCTGTTATACGTTATGCGGAAGCACTGCTGGCTTATGCTGAAGCGGCTGCAGAACTAGGACAATGGAATGAGGGAGTTGCGGAAAAGACGTTGAAAGAACTTCGCGGACGTGTAGAAGTGACGTATGTGGCTCCTGCGAAGGATGCCAACTTCCCGGATTTTGGCTATGAGTTGACTCCGGTCTTGCAGGAAATCCGTCGGGAACGTCGCTCTGAACTTGCCTTGCAGGGGTTCCGCCTTGACGACCTGATGCGTTGGAAAGGAGAGAAGTTGATTGTAGGGCAGCGCGGAAAAGGTGCTTATGTGGGGGACGACTCTATTTTATTCCAGTCTTTCAAGCCAGAGAATCAGGTGAAAATTAGAGAACGCCTGACGTTGGACGATAATGGTTGGGCGGATCCGTTGTCCGGTACATTGCCCGGCGGTTATCAGTTCCATGCCGATAGGGATTATTTATTGCCTGTCCCGCCTTCTGAACTGGAACTGAACAAGACTTTAGTTCAGAATCCGAAATGGTAA
- a CDS encoding DUF5006 domain-containing protein: protein MKKIFYGLLPACLLVLSMTGCDDNETIISIGETRNLIAEISTQSAAIGDKITYSVKIDQQDNRLSLEEDIDVALTFAGKDKNQKDVSAADVFKDFGGHIALKKGEKQGFAEFTVKEDLRNYPVSGTITAYVRGYKVNAAERPIVVSDKHYTIMSLKNNSDNTVKEYGSFILVATVGAPAKEDVSVRIDAGEDAGKFENLPAELVVRAGYKTAESALVRVKGQTGPNDFTSVSMSFSTGSEEHPVYGDKMEIKVTDIDAGLVPGTELTNEQWVYTDPDQIFVSAANKKAVEKWDEVRVASALEIKEGDPHPNESLAAQGWTFLNSFEFHPIDALTEKGAGVNVYGNRPPRYMAAQNVANTQKVQAVVNEKYSTMTQDGYLRMWCAYDPGLDCTGGVTGKKDYGVSAIYASKFDGNPSGADGWEANNVRILPGTRVEVRIRVRGKKHSFNSAVWFQGNIRGVQWSTYGEVDLLENPSNKNGVMNGAWQTFHWNDKSTTSGDKYKPTSGQMVINDMDVFDIYWMEWRDNGEIALGVNGKENVRVKTDGTYTGSLNGGDTWNSSTHWPFTDQYNPEGLHLLLTFAGCNEWSLGQSVAEQAAKDGSWANDFKHISYQESKTSEDTPRMEIDWIRFYKKPNYSYYGNGTPSRNKPMY, encoded by the coding sequence ATGAAGAAGATTTTCTACGGGTTATTGCCCGCTTGCCTGTTGGTTTTGTCAATGACGGGCTGTGACGATAATGAAACTATCATTTCCATCGGGGAAACCCGGAACCTGATAGCCGAGATAAGCACTCAAAGTGCGGCGATTGGAGATAAGATAACATATTCGGTTAAGATAGACCAGCAGGACAACCGCTTGTCTCTGGAAGAGGATATTGATGTCGCGTTGACTTTCGCGGGAAAGGATAAGAATCAGAAAGATGTTTCCGCGGCGGATGTTTTCAAGGATTTCGGCGGACATATTGCCCTGAAGAAAGGAGAAAAGCAAGGTTTTGCAGAATTTACGGTAAAAGAGGATTTGCGTAATTATCCTGTTTCCGGTACGATAACCGCTTATGTCCGGGGGTATAAGGTCAATGCGGCCGAACGTCCGATTGTTGTGTCCGACAAACATTACACGATAATGTCCTTGAAGAATAATTCGGATAATACGGTGAAGGAGTACGGCTCGTTTATTCTGGTAGCTACTGTCGGAGCTCCGGCGAAGGAAGATGTGAGCGTTCGTATAGATGCCGGTGAGGATGCGGGCAAATTTGAGAATCTGCCCGCGGAGTTGGTTGTCAGGGCAGGATATAAAACAGCGGAATCAGCTTTGGTACGGGTGAAAGGTCAGACTGGGCCGAATGATTTTACTTCTGTTTCCATGTCATTTTCCACAGGTTCGGAAGAACATCCGGTGTATGGGGATAAGATGGAGATTAAGGTGACGGATATAGATGCAGGTTTGGTGCCGGGAACTGAATTGACTAATGAGCAATGGGTTTATACTGATCCGGATCAGATATTTGTTTCTGCCGCTAATAAAAAGGCTGTTGAGAAGTGGGATGAAGTTAGGGTAGCGTCTGCATTGGAAATAAAAGAAGGAGATCCGCATCCGAATGAATCATTGGCTGCTCAGGGTTGGACTTTCCTGAATTCGTTCGAGTTTCATCCGATTGACGCTTTGACGGAGAAAGGGGCAGGCGTTAATGTGTATGGAAATCGTCCTCCACGTTATATGGCAGCACAGAATGTCGCCAATACGCAAAAGGTTCAGGCGGTTGTGAACGAGAAATATTCGACGATGACACAGGACGGATATTTGAGAATGTGGTGTGCATATGATCCGGGACTGGATTGTACTGGTGGAGTGACAGGTAAAAAAGATTATGGTGTTTCCGCTATTTATGCCAGTAAGTTCGACGGCAATCCGAGCGGGGCTGATGGTTGGGAGGCCAATAACGTGCGTATTCTGCCGGGAACCCGTGTAGAAGTAAGAATCCGTGTACGTGGAAAGAAGCATTCCTTTAATTCTGCTGTTTGGTTCCAGGGAAACATAAGAGGCGTACAATGGTCTACTTACGGTGAGGTCGACCTTTTGGAGAACCCGTCTAATAAAAATGGAGTTATGAATGGGGCCTGGCAGACTTTCCACTGGAATGACAAATCTACTACCTCCGGTGATAAATACAAGCCCACTTCCGGTCAGATGGTAATCAACGATATGGATGTGTTTGATATTTATTGGATGGAATGGAGAGATAACGGTGAAATAGCTTTAGGTGTCAATGGCAAGGAGAATGTGCGTGTCAAAACAGATGGGACATATACAGGTTCATTGAATGGTGGCGATACATGGAACAGCTCTACGCACTGGCCGTTTACAGACCAATACAATCCGGAAGGTTTGCATTTGTTGCTTACATTTGCGGGTTGTAATGAATGGTCATTGGGACAGAGTGTTGCGGAACAGGCTGCGAAAGATGGTAGTTGGGCTAATGACTTCAAGCATATATCTTATCAGGAGAGTAAGACGAGTGAAGACACGCCGCGTATGGAGATTGACTGGATACGTTTCTATAAGAAGCCAAATTACAGTTATTATGGAAACGGCACTCCCTCTCGTAACAAACCGATGTATTAA
- a CDS encoding SusC/RagA family TonB-linked outer membrane protein — protein MKKMQIRMQFVCLFSMLLLFFPLGAFAQQGTVTGQVVDERGESVIGATVMVKGSTDGAITDLDGNFTIKGKVGSTLTITYVGYSPLEVKVTKLSGNRYVMKEDAKALDEVVVVGMGTQKRNTITAAVATVSSDAIANRPVTDATSALQGNVAGLNFASDASEGGTGGEVGGEIKFNIRGIGSINGGEPYVLVDGVEQSLQNVNPADIESISVLKDASAAAVYGARAAYGVVLVTTKSGKKDKARVTYRGSVGVSSPINMPEMMNSLEYANYKNSYRAAIGESPFFSQETMGLMELFMKNPYGEGLPGITANSDNTGWGGAESQYANTDWFDYFYKNSSLRHSHNLSISGGSDKVTYYVGMGYTYQGGLLDRVEDSLDKYNVNTKFQIKPNDWLKFNFNNNITLNLISRPLPSMSILYHEISRAQPNRVTQVPVSGQYNLPSWNEGLYLDNVNYSQNRISDAMTFSATVTPLKGWDIIGEMKVRFDVENDEFMQKQPRTMRPDGTIEDVTSPKQGYSYPGIQYSNSLWGSLTRGNKFNYYLSPSVSSSYTNQWGDHFFKAMAGFQMEVQNNSSMYAYKDGVMSDETFSFDNANGTSYNSEARDHWATMGFFARLNWNYQNIYFLEFSGRYDGSSRFAPGNRWGFFPSFSAGYDIARTDYFKALDLPVSQLKVRLSYGRLGNQNGAGLYDYLNFMTLKPNEPNAWLLSGITSATPVRGTVALTPSMVSPYITWEKVDNANLGIDLSLFDNRLTITADIYQRMTKDMIGPAEAIPDIGGIAIDQRAKVNNATLRNRGWELSINWADQLKNGFSYGVGFNIFDYKAVVTKYNNPEGLIYNNHTGLVRNKGYYEGMDLGEIWGYEANDLFLTNQEVDAYLKGVDMSFFKPNQDWQRGDLKYIDSNGDGKINPGAGTLKDHGDLKVIGNTTPRYSFGVNLHAGYKGFEVSALFQGVMKRDFPMAASTYLFSGDSNFFKEHLDYYNVYNPGAYLPRLSKPDSPEYNANAGYNTTRYMLNAAYMRLKNLMVSYNFQPKLIRKIGLENLKVYFTCDNLFTIDNLPDVFDPETLNQVNTWAGGSNETAPGLTSPMKQNGNGKVYPLNKNYVFGVEFTF, from the coding sequence ATGAAGAAAATGCAGATTAGGATGCAATTCGTGTGTCTCTTTTCGATGCTTTTGCTGTTCTTCCCTTTAGGAGCTTTTGCTCAACAGGGGACTGTCACCGGTCAGGTGGTGGATGAACGTGGAGAGTCTGTTATCGGAGCAACCGTTATGGTGAAAGGTTCTACCGATGGTGCTATTACCGATTTGGACGGAAACTTCACGATAAAAGGTAAGGTGGGTAGTACTCTTACAATTACTTATGTAGGCTATTCTCCTCTGGAAGTGAAGGTGACCAAGTTGTCCGGCAACCGTTATGTGATGAAGGAAGATGCCAAGGCATTGGATGAAGTGGTGGTAGTCGGCATGGGTACGCAGAAACGTAATACGATTACGGCAGCCGTTGCCACGGTCAGTTCAGACGCTATTGCCAACCGTCCGGTAACCGATGCTACCAGTGCTCTGCAGGGTAACGTGGCCGGTCTGAACTTCGCTTCCGATGCTTCCGAAGGCGGAACGGGCGGTGAAGTCGGCGGAGAAATCAAATTTAATATTCGTGGTATAGGTTCGATCAATGGCGGCGAGCCTTACGTGTTGGTAGACGGCGTGGAACAGAGTTTGCAGAATGTAAATCCCGCCGATATTGAAAGCATCAGTGTTCTGAAAGATGCCTCTGCAGCTGCCGTTTACGGTGCGCGTGCTGCTTATGGTGTGGTTCTGGTTACCACAAAGAGCGGTAAGAAGGACAAGGCGAGGGTTACTTATCGTGGTTCTGTCGGTGTCAGTTCCCCTATCAATATGCCAGAAATGATGAACTCATTGGAGTATGCCAATTATAAGAATTCATATCGGGCGGCTATCGGTGAGTCTCCCTTCTTTTCGCAGGAAACGATGGGGCTGATGGAACTGTTTATGAAGAATCCTTATGGTGAAGGCTTGCCCGGAATTACGGCCAATTCCGACAATACAGGATGGGGAGGGGCCGAGTCGCAGTATGCTAATACCGACTGGTTCGATTACTTCTACAAGAACAGCTCTTTGCGTCATTCGCACAACCTGAGCATTTCCGGCGGCTCCGACAAGGTGACTTATTACGTAGGTATGGGATATACTTATCAAGGTGGTTTGCTCGACCGGGTGGAAGATTCCCTGGATAAGTACAATGTGAATACTAAATTCCAGATCAAGCCGAACGACTGGCTGAAGTTCAATTTCAATAATAATATCACGTTGAACCTGATTTCGCGTCCGCTTCCCAGTATGTCGATATTATATCATGAGATTTCACGTGCACAGCCCAATAGGGTTACGCAAGTGCCGGTGTCTGGTCAATATAATCTGCCGTCATGGAATGAGGGTTTATATTTGGATAACGTGAATTATTCGCAGAACCGCATTTCGGATGCAATGACTTTCTCGGCTACAGTCACTCCTCTGAAGGGCTGGGATATAATTGGAGAGATGAAGGTACGCTTTGATGTTGAGAATGATGAATTTATGCAGAAACAACCCCGTACGATGCGTCCCGACGGTACGATTGAAGACGTGACTTCTCCCAAACAAGGTTATTCTTATCCCGGGATTCAATATTCCAATTCCCTGTGGGGCTCATTGACACGCGGCAATAAATTCAATTATTATTTGTCCCCCAGTGTTTCCTCTTCATACACCAACCAGTGGGGCGACCATTTTTTTAAGGCGATGGCAGGTTTTCAGATGGAAGTGCAGAACAACTCGAGCATGTATGCCTATAAAGACGGAGTGATGAGCGATGAGACTTTTTCTTTCGATAATGCTAACGGGACGTCCTATAATTCCGAGGCACGTGACCATTGGGCTACTATGGGATTTTTCGCGCGCTTGAACTGGAACTACCAAAATATCTATTTTCTGGAGTTCAGCGGACGCTATGACGGTTCTTCACGTTTTGCTCCGGGCAATCGTTGGGGATTTTTCCCTTCATTCTCCGCCGGCTATGATATTGCACGCACCGATTATTTCAAAGCGTTGGACTTGCCGGTTTCACAGTTGAAAGTGCGTCTCTCTTATGGACGCTTGGGCAATCAGAATGGAGCAGGACTTTATGACTATCTGAATTTTATGACCCTGAAACCCAATGAACCGAATGCCTGGTTGCTTTCGGGAATTACTTCCGCCACTCCTGTTCGTGGCACGGTTGCCTTGACGCCTTCTATGGTGAGTCCTTACATCACTTGGGAAAAAGTGGATAATGCCAACTTGGGTATTGACTTGAGCTTGTTTGATAATCGCCTGACAATAACCGCGGATATTTACCAGCGCATGACAAAAGATATGATCGGGCCGGCAGAAGCGATTCCTGATATTGGCGGTATTGCCATTGACCAGCGGGCAAAAGTGAATAATGCAACGTTGCGCAACCGTGGATGGGAGTTGTCTATCAACTGGGCAGATCAGTTGAAGAATGGTTTCAGTTATGGTGTCGGATTTAATATCTTTGATTATAAGGCGGTTGTTACCAAATACAATAACCCTGAAGGGCTGATTTACAACAATCATACCGGGTTGGTCCGTAATAAAGGTTACTACGAAGGAATGGACTTGGGTGAAATCTGGGGGTATGAGGCAAATGACTTGTTCCTGACCAATCAGGAAGTAGACGCTTATTTGAAAGGGGTAGATATGTCTTTCTTCAAACCCAACCAGGACTGGCAACGGGGTGATTTGAAATATATCGATTCCAACGGTGACGGTAAAATAAATCCGGGTGCTGGTACTTTGAAAGATCATGGTGACCTGAAAGTGATTGGCAATACGACTCCCCGTTACTCATTCGGTGTGAATCTGCATGCCGGATATAAAGGGTTTGAAGTTTCCGCCCTGTTTCAAGGCGTGATGAAACGCGACTTTCCGATGGCTGCAAGTACCTATCTGTTCAGTGGGGATTCTAATTTCTTTAAGGAACATCTGGATTATTATAATGTCTATAACCCGGGAGCTTATCTGCCTCGCCTGTCGAAGCCGGACAGCCCGGAGTATAATGCCAATGCCGGTTACAATACGACACGCTATATGCTGAACGCTGCCTATATGCGTCTGAAGAACTTGATGGTTTCTTACAACTTCCAGCCGAAACTTATCAGGAAGATAGGTCTGGAGAATCTGAAAGTTTATTTCACTTGTGATAACTTGTTCACGATTGACAATCTGCCGGATGTCTTTGATCCGGAAACATTGAATCAGGTAAATACGTGGGCAGGGGGTAGCAACGAGACTGCTCCGGGATTGACTTCTCCGATGAAGCAGAATGGTAACGGAAAAGTATATCCGTTGAATAAGAACTATGTGTTTGGCGTTGAGTTTACTTTTTAA